TTCCATCATGCCTGCGACGATCGTTGAGCACACGTCGTCCGTGGACCCGGCATCGCGGCCGTCTGGCCCCTTGACCTCGTTAGCCTCCGTGGCGCACCTCTCGCCTTCGGACCTGTCGAACATGGAGCGGGCGGTCGCGCTGTACGCCTCGGACATGCCGGTCGGCTTCATGATGCGACGGGGGACCGAGGCGACGGTGGCAGCCTGGATCATCCAGGGCGTTGTCCGGCTCGGCCTTGCTGAGGTGCAGCACTCGGCTGCCTGCGCCTACGGCTACCGGCTGCTGTGGCTGGCCGATCTGACCACGCCGGAGCAGGACCGGGCGCACCGCCGCCGGTTCTCCAACGCCCGGCGCTGGGACCGGGCCGAACGGCTCGCGTCCTGCTTCACCGCGTGGGCGGGCTACCCCATGACCCGGGAAGCTCTGGACCGGGGTGGCCGCACGGAGGTGGAGGGTGCCTGCCGCTGCGGGGGGACCGGCTGGCTGGGTGAGTCGTACGACCCGGACGACCCGACCATGCTCGTGGAGCGCAACTGCCCCGGCCACAACCCCGAAGGTCTGCGCCTGCCGCGCTGGGAGGTGGGTGCGTGACGGTCTTCCCCGTCGCCCCGGAGGCCGTGGCTGGCGCTGCGGCCTCTTTGGGCACCGACCCGATCACCCTGGCCGACCTGCTCCGGGTGGCGAACACGCCCGGCTTCGAGCGCTGGCAGGAACAGGTACGCCGTACCGGCGGCTGCTCCAACCCGATCCGCCTCATGGGCCAGACCGTCACCCGCGACGCCAAGACCGGTGATGTCCTGTACTCCTACAGCACCGAGCACGAGCCGGGCGGCATGCTCCGGGTCGCCTGCGGCAACCGGCGAGCCTCCCGCTGCCCGGCCTGCGCCTGGACCTACGCCGGGGACACCTATCACCTGATCCGCGCCGGGATCACCGGGGATGAACGCAAGGACGTTCCCGCCACCGTGCGGGATCACCCCCGCGTCTTCGCGACCCTCACCGCCCCCTCCTTCGGCCCCGTGCACAACCGGCCCGACTCCGGCCGCTGCCGCTGCGGCACCCCACACGCGGAAGACGATCCGGTGCTTGGCACTGCCCTGGACCCGGAGCGGTACGACTATGCCGGGGCGGTGCTGTGGAACAACTTCGCCGGGGACCTGTGGCGCCGCTTCACGATCTACCTGCGTCGCGAGATTGCTGCACGCGCGGGCCTGTCCCAGACCGCGATGCGGGAGGTGTGCCGGGTCTCCTTCGGCAAGGTCGCCGAGTTCCAGAAACGCGGCTCCGTCCACTTCCACGCCGTGGTGCGCCTCGACGGCCCGACCGGCCCCGACTCCCCGCCCCCGGCCTGGGCGACGGTCGGCCTCCTGGACGACGCGATCCGTGCCGCTGCCGCCCGGGTCGCCGTGCCGGTGCCTTCCGCCGGCGCTTTCGCCGCACGCGAGCTGCGGTGGGGATCCCAGGTCGACGTACAACCCATCGGTGCCCTCGGACACGAAGAACTGACCGAACAGGCCGTCGCCTCCTACGTCGCCAAGTACGCCACCAAAGCGGCCGAGACAACGGGCACCGTGGACCGCCGGATCGGGGAGCTGTCCGAGCTGGACAAGTCGCCGGTGCCCGAGCACACCCGGCGCCTGATCGAAGCCTGCTGGACCCTCGACGCTGCCTACCCGGATCGGCTGCTGGCCCGCTGGGCTCACATGCTCGGCTTCCGCGGCCACTTCTCGACCAAGTCCCGCCGCTACTCCACCACGCTCAGTGCGCTGCGCCAGGTTCGCGCCGACTACCGCGCCCGGCAGGAACGCCGCGAACGCGGACTCTCCGAGGACCTCGACGACACGGAGGGCTCCACGCTCGTCCTCGCCCACTGGACCTACGCCGGACAGGGCCACACGCCTGGCGAGTCTTGGCTCGCCGCCTCGATCGCAAAGGAGATCCGACTGAACCGAGAGACAGCACGCGAAGCCCTCGCAGACATGCCCGACCCGGACGACTGGGAGGTATGTGCATGAGGCGTCCCTTGCCTCCTCGCTACATGACCCCAATAGACGTGGCAGACCTGCTCGGTGTCCCGGTCGAGACCGTTTACCAGTGGCGGCGAAAAGGCACCGGTCCCCGCGGGTTCCGCGTTGGTCGGCATCTGCGCTTCGACCCGGAAGACGTGCGTG
Above is a genomic segment from Streptomyces glaucescens containing:
- the repSA gene encoding replication initiator protein RepSA, encoding MAGAAASLGTDPITLADLLRVANTPGFERWQEQVRRTGGCSNPIRLMGQTVTRDAKTGDVLYSYSTEHEPGGMLRVACGNRRASRCPACAWTYAGDTYHLIRAGITGDERKDVPATVRDHPRVFATLTAPSFGPVHNRPDSGRCRCGTPHAEDDPVLGTALDPERYDYAGAVLWNNFAGDLWRRFTIYLRREIAARAGLSQTAMREVCRVSFGKVAEFQKRGSVHFHAVVRLDGPTGPDSPPPAWATVGLLDDAIRAAAARVAVPVPSAGAFAARELRWGSQVDVQPIGALGHEELTEQAVASYVAKYATKAAETTGTVDRRIGELSELDKSPVPEHTRRLIEACWTLDAAYPDRLLARWAHMLGFRGHFSTKSRRYSTTLSALRQVRADYRARQERRERGLSEDLDDTEGSTLVLAHWTYAGQGHTPGESWLAASIAKEIRLNRETAREALADMPDPDDWEVCA
- a CDS encoding helix-turn-helix domain-containing protein, with the translated sequence MRRPLPPRYMTPIDVADLLGVPVETVYQWRRKGTGPRGFRVGRHLRFDPEDVRVWVESLMEGAA